Below is a window of Pseudodesulfovibrio sp. 5S69 DNA.
GTCTGGGCTTGGGCACCGGGAGCGAGCTCCTTGCCGCGCAATTCGTCGAAGGCGGGCTGGGTCATGATCTCGCGGGTCTTGCGGATGGCCTCCACCCACTCCCGTTTTTCCTGCTCGGTGGACAGGTAGTTGAAGAGGATGGACGGATAGTCGCCCGGGTCCGCTGATTTCAACTTCACGTGGCCGCGCACGTCGGTGTTCATGGGGCCGACGTGGACCTGGTAGCCGTGGCCCTCGTTGGGAGCCGAGCCGTCGTATCGTATGGCGATGGGCAGGAAATGGTATTGGAGGTTGGGGTACTCCACCCGGTCGTTGCCCCGGATGAAGCCGCCCGCCTCGAAGTGGTTGGTGGCCGCCTCGCCCGTGCGCCCGAAGAGCCACTTCAGCCCGATCCACGGCTGGTTGTACCATTTCAGGCAGGGGAACATGGAGACCGGCTTCTTGCAGGCATACTGCACGTATAGTTCCAGATGGTCCTGAAGATTCTCGCCCACGCCGGGCAGGTCGTAGACCACGTCGATGCCCAGGGCGGACAACTCGCGGCCATTGCCAACGCCGGAAAGTTGCAACAACTGCGGCGAGTTGATCGCGCCGCCGCAGGAGATGATCTCCCCGCCGTAAGCCTTGAAGGTGCGCTTGCCGCGCGTGTACTCCACGCCCACGGCACGTTTGCCCTCGAACAGGATGCGCGTGGTCATGGCTTTGCATTTGACGGTCAGATTGCGCCGGTTTTTCACCGGATGGACGTACGCTCTGGCCGCGTTCCAGCGGCGGCCTCGGTAGGTATTGCGATCGAACTTTCCGAACCCTTCCTGCTGGTAGCCATTGACGTCACTGCTCACAGGGTAGCCGGCCTGCTGCACGGCCTGGAAAAAGGCGTCGAAGAGCGGGTTGTCGCATTCGGGCGTGGTCAGGTAGAGGGGACCGGCCGCGCCCTGGTATCCGTCGGCTCCGGCGGTGCGGCATTCGAACCGCTTGAAGTAGGGCAGGCAATGGGCGTAGTCCCAGTTCTCCAGGCCGTCCTCCCTGGCCCATTTCTCGTAATCCATGGCGTTGCCGCGGATGTAGATCATGCCGTTGATGCAGCTGGACCCGCCCAGGACCTTGCCGCGCGGCTGATAGATGCGCCGGTTGTGCATGTGCGGCTCGGGTTCGGACTCGTACCACCAGTTGTATGTTTTTCCGGTCAAGGGATAGGTCAGGGCCGCGGGCATGTGGATGCGAAAATCGAACTTGAAATCGGGGAGCCCGGCCTCCAGGACCAGGACCTTATTTTTGGGATTGGCGCTCAGGCGGTTGGCCAGGACCGAGCCTGCGGAACCTCCGCCAACAATTATGTAGTCGTAATGCTTCATGTAATCTGTACTCGTTTGGTCTACGGTTGGTCTTCGTGCAGAAATTCGGCGTCCCGCGGGGCCGCCCCGTTTTCTGCGATGCACTGCCGAAGCAGGATATAGTGATGGCTGATGAAGCCTAGGGCGCGCATGAGTTGCCCGTCGCGGAGGGCGCGGGCCGTGTCGCTCCAGTTGGCCGCGGCCCGTTTGCGGAACCGGGGGTTCTGGTACAGGGCGTAGTCGTGGGAACTGAAGCCCATCTGCAGAGCATGCATGACCCACTCGAAGAGCGGGTTGCGGGCCATGCGGGCGAGCATGATGTTCAACTGGCGATCGAGCTCGCTGGTGACCAGGAGGTCGGGCTCGTCTTCCCGGAGCAGGATCTCCAGCCGCATGGCTTCCTCAAGCAGCTCATCTTTCTCCTGTAGCGTCCCGTGGGCCAAGGCCAGCTTCGTGATGGTCCGGTCCATGGTCTCGCGGAATTCGATTAGCTGTTCCGGCTCAACAGGATGTTGCTTCATGAAAAGGGCAAGTGATTCTGATATGTTGCCAACATCAAGCTCGCGGACGTAGGCCCCGCCCTTGGCACCTTTGCGGACTTCGAGAAGTCCTTTTTGTTTAAGGATTTTGATGGCCTCGCGGACAACGCCTCGGCCCGTGCCGAATTGGGACTGCATGACCCGTTCGCTGGGCAGCCGTTCGCCGGATGGCAACCGGCCGTCCACGATGGCAGCCTCGATCTGCAATGCGACCTCCTCGCTCGCCCGTCCTGCCTGGACCGGTGAAAACAGCGTCGATGTGATGTTGGTTGCGTTCAATGGTAGTACCTAATTTTTATTTTCTGTCATTTTTTAGCCGTTAAATGGTATTTACTGCATATTTGGTAAGACCATTCTAGGCAGCTATTCTACGCTCCGTCAAGAGGGAATGCGAATCAATGTGGGATGACGGCACTAGATGGCAGGATTCATCTGTGCGAACGTGGATGAAACTAGCCGTTTACACTCGAAAATGAGTGTAAACAGGGGGAGGGAATCAGTGCAAGGACAGGTGGAGCAGGGGAAAGAGGTTGCCTTGACCGTCTAGGGGGGAGCGCCCCACGACCTTGAAGCCCAAGTGCCGGTAGAACCCCAGGGCCTGCGGGTTCTGTTCGTTGACGTCCACCTTGGTGACGCCGAGGCGGTCCACGGCGTGGCGGCACAGGGCCGTGCCGATGCCCCGGCCCCGGCTGTCCGGGGCGATAAAGAGCATCTCCAGGTTCCCGTCGGCAACGCCGCAGAATCCGAGGATCTTACCGATTTCATCCCGGACGCAGCACAGCTCCACGGCATCGAAATAGTGCTTCAGGATCAACGGCCGCAGGGACGAAATGTCTTCCTCGGACAGAAAATCATGGGTCGCGCGGACAGAGGCCTCCCAAACCTTGAGCAGTTCCGGGTAATCTTCCTTATGAGCGTTCTCGATGCGCATGCATAGCTCCTTGATGACTTGAATCTGAGTCGTTAGCCGTTTTGCAAAGGCCCGGCAACCGGCGATGAGGCGTACGGGAGGGCGGAGCGGAAGCCCAAAAGGGGCTGCGTAGCTTTTCGCAATCAGGACAATCAGAGCCTTTCAAGGGGAGGACCGGTTGGATATAACTGACCGTGTATCGGCGGTAACATTTTACGATGATTCGGTTTCACAGCAAAAGCAATCCTTGGCCCGTGAGGATGTACACAATCAGTGGTGATCACCAGAGATGGCGCAGGATGGCCAGGGAGCCTACGCCCGCGACCAGGGACAGGGGCATGTTCCGGAAGCGCAGGGTCACGAGCAGGGTGATGCCCGAGGCCACTGCCTCGGCCGTTCCCACGGCAAAGACCAACGGGGCGAGCAGGGCGGCCAGGATGGAACCCGGAAGGCGGGACAGGCACGCCTCGATCCGTTGGTTGCCCTGCACCAGGCGCACCAGCCACGGGCCGCTGATGCGGGTCAGGTAGGTCACGGCGGCCATACCGAGAATGGCGATCAGGCTATCGATCTGCATGGTTCCCCCACAGGCCGGTCAGGCTTCCGGCCAGTCCTCCGGCCACAATATACCATTTGCCGGGCAGAAAATGGTTGACGATCAGGGCGGTTATGGCGGCCACGGCCCAGGGCGGAATGTCACCCCTGCCTTTCCACAGTCCGGCCAGCAGGGAGAGGAATACGGCGGTGAAGGCGAAGTCGAGGCCGAATGCCTCGGGGTCGGGGATGATGGCCCCGGCCAGCCTGCCGGTGATGGTCGCCGCCATCCAGGCGGCCCAGATGAGTAGTCCGGAACCCAGAAGAAAACCCATGTCCGACTTGTCCCGACTCACGGCCCCATAGGTCATGGCCCAACTTTCGTCCACCAGCAGGAAGAGCAGGGGGAGGGTGGCCCGGGAGGGGAGTCCGCGCATCCAGGGCGTCAGGGACGCGCTCATGAGCACGTGACGCAGGTTGACGATGAGTGTGGTGAGAATGAGGGCTGTTATGGGCAGGGGGTGGGTCCACATGTCCAGGGCCACAAATTGGGACGATCCGGCGAAGATCAGGCCGCTGGACAGGGTCGATTCGACCATGGTCAGCCCGGCCTGGCGGGTGAGCAGGCCGTAGACCATTCCGTAGGCGAACACGCTGAGGGCGACCGGCAGGGTGCGCAATGCGCCCTGCCGGGCCGATTCCAGAGTCAAACGGGCGGGCATGTTTTCTAGAACGGGTAAACGAGTGAACTCTTGGTCTCGTCCTTTTCCGAGCCCATTTTCTTGTCGATGGCATTGATGCGCGCCTGAGCGGCCACGCGCTGCTCCTTGCGGGAGGCGTTGCGCACCACGGTGCCGAGCAACCGCTTGGCGGTCTCGTATTTGCCCCGTTTTTCGTAGATCAGTGAGGCGCGGTACATGGCGGTCAGGCACCAGATGTTTTCCTGGGGATACTGCCATGCCAATTTAAGGTAATAATCCAAAGCCTTGTCAGGGTTGCGCATGGCCTGTTCCCCCTCACCGAGCCAGAACAGGGTTTCGGCCTGCAGGGCCGTGGTCATGGTCGCCCTGGCGTCCCACATGGCGAGCAATTCCTTCTGCGCGGTCTCGTATTCCCGGCGCTGCTGGTAGAGCAGGGCCATGCGCAGGCGGGTCATCACCGGCACGGGCTCGCCGGTCTTGGTCATTTCCTGGTAGGTTTCGAGCGCTTTGCCCTGATGACCGGCATCGAGTTCCAGGCGGGTCTTGATGTCCAGCCAGGCCATCCGCAATTCGGGAGGCAGGGCGGGTTCGTCGATGCGGTTCAGGTAAAAGGCCCCGAGTTGCAGGTTCTTGGCCCTGACCGCATCGTCGGCCAGGTAGATCAGGCTGCGGATGCCGAAGGAGGAATCGTCGAACAGGTAGGCGGCCCGCTTGGCCAGATTCGTGGACGGCTTGGTCTCGAAGCGCTGCTGCCAGTAGGCCAGGAGAAGCAACCTATCCAGGGGGTACTCGGCCGACAGATCCTGCAGCTTGTCTGCCGGGGCGGCGGCCCAGAAGGGGGCCTCGGTTTCGGGATGGATGTTCTCGCCAGCAGCTCCGGAAAGGGCGGCCAGAACCGGATACAGGGCAAAGGCCTGGGCCGGTTTTTCGGGTAATATTTTATTCAAGTCATCCTTGAAGGAAAGCACCCCGGCCAGCCTCAGGCAGATGGGGAGCGTCTTTTTATCTATTGAATTCCATACAGTTGAAGCAATTTGCGCGTTGCCGTTGGAGAGGGACAGCGCAAGCTTGAAGTTGCGCAGCAGCGTCGCGGTCTGTTCGGAGATGAGCATGGACCCGAGTTCGTTGTCGATGGCTTTTTCCGCTTCCTCCGGGGCCATGGTCAGGATGTTGTTGCGGAACTTGGTCCAGGCTGCGGAGTCGGGGTTGCCCAGGAACCAGTCGCTGCGGGACTTGGAATAGGGGGCCAGGACGTTGCCCGCCCAGAAAGCGTGCGCCTTGAGGTAGTTGCCTTTAAGGAATACATCAAGTTTTTTCGGCGTGTTGCCGCTGTTGAGGAAGTATAGTACCGCGGTCCAGAACGTGCGGACCGTCTCGTTGGAAAGCTGGGAGACATAGCCCGTGGCCTCTTCGAATTTTTCCAGGGAAACTGCGGCCATGGCCCGTGCGATCAATTGCGTGTCGGCGGGCTGCAACAGGGGCGCGGGTACCGCAGTAACGGCGGTATTTTTCCCTGAAGCTCCACCAGCAGGCAACATATTGGGATTCATGATGAAATAAACATTATTCCAGAAGCCGTTCTCCCAAACTTTGCGTCCAACGACCATAATCATGTCCAGGGCTTCCTTCTGGGAATCCCGGGAAAGGGTGTGGTTGGCCAGATAGGACCAGTACATCTTGAGCCAGACGTCGTGCCAGATGGTTTCCAGGGCGGGTTCCCCCTTGAAGCGGGCGCGGATCTCGTCGTCGGACAGGAATTTGGTCGCCTGGGTATACCAGAGCACGGCCTTGGTCAGGTCGCCGAGACCCCGGTGAGCCTGGCCCCCCAGCCACAGCCGGTCGGCCTCGTCCTTGCCGGTGAAGGCCGGTGTCATTTCAATGATTTCAAGTGCTTTGGCAGGAGAATTGAGATTCAGGTAAACCTGGGCACGCTTGAGAACGGCCTCGGGCGTGTCCGCAGCGGACTCCTGGGCATACTCCTTTTCCAGGCGGTCCCAAGCTCGGTAGTGTTCAAGCCATTGCTGAAAGGACTGTTTTTCTGCCGCCTGGGCAGGGGTCAGTCCGGCCAGGGCCAGAAAAACGGTCAGAAGCGAAAACGCGATGCGTGATTTCATTTTTCCTCAAATCAGCCGTAACGGCTTTTTGTCTGTTTGCGATGGGGTCTCCTTACCAGCCGTGAAAAGAATGCTCAATGGGCAGCGAGGTCGATTCTTTATCCGGACTTTCAATCGACCATGTCGAAGGTCGAAGGGGTGAAACCGGGAAGGGCGAATCATCAGGGTGTCGATCCGGCCTGTTTCGGTCTCCCTTTGTTAAAAGTTTACATAATTTACATTATGAGACAAATATATAACCACTCGAAAGAGTGGAATAAAATCCTTCAAGTCACCAATCCTTGCTGAACAAGTCGTCGCCTACTGGTGGCTTGCCGATGGCCGGATTATGAATGACCTGCGGAAAATTCCCTGTGCCGCGTTTTGAAGATTTTATCGATACGGGCTTCATCTCGAGGAAGGAAATGTCTCTCGCTCGAACTGAGGGCGAAAAAAAAGGCCCTGAGTCGGGCCTTTGTCCTATCGGAATGGCTGGTCTGCCTATTCTTCGTCTTTCTTAGGGATCGAGGCGCCGATCCGCTTCAAGTATTTGTCCCGGCATTCGTAGGAACAGAATACGTGGACCTTGTCCCCTTCCCGGACGCGGATGTCGCCGTCCTTGTCTACGTAGGTTCCGCACGACGGGTCCTTGACCATTTCGCCGGAGGCAACCTTTTGCTTGAAGGATTTGTCGTTTTGCATGTCCTTCTTGCGCTTGTCGCCCATGAAGAGCTTGTAGACCAGAAACAATGCCGCGGCGATGACCAGGAATTTAAGCATGGGTAGCCTCGTTGGTTGGTTGTATCAGGAGTCCTGCCAGAGCTTGCGCCCTTCCTGCCGGTAGTCGATGGCGGCAAGGGCCTCGTCCACGGTGGTTCCGTCCGGGAAGACGAAGTCCGGGGCAATCTCCTTGAGTGGCACGAGCACGAACGCCCTGTCCTTGGCACGCGGATGCGGCAGGGTCAGGAAGTCCATGTCCATGACGGTGTCGCCCCAGGCGATGATATCCATGTCCAGCGGCCTGGGGCCGCCGGGCACGGCCCGGGTGCGGCCCATCTTGGCCTCGATGGCCGTGCAGGTGGACAGGAAGCCCGGAGGCGACCAGATTTCGGCGTCGATCTCAAGCTGGATTACCTGGTTGGTGAACCACGGCTGATCCTTTATCTCCCCCTGAGGCTCGGTCT
It encodes the following:
- the betA gene encoding choline dehydrogenase, with the protein product MKHYDYIIVGGGSAGSVLANRLSANPKNKVLVLEAGLPDFKFDFRIHMPAALTYPLTGKTYNWWYESEPEPHMHNRRIYQPRGKVLGGSSCINGMIYIRGNAMDYEKWAREDGLENWDYAHCLPYFKRFECRTAGADGYQGAAGPLYLTTPECDNPLFDAFFQAVQQAGYPVSSDVNGYQQEGFGKFDRNTYRGRRWNAARAYVHPVKNRRNLTVKCKAMTTRILFEGKRAVGVEYTRGKRTFKAYGGEIISCGGAINSPQLLQLSGVGNGRELSALGIDVVYDLPGVGENLQDHLELYVQYACKKPVSMFPCLKWYNQPWIGLKWLFGRTGEAATNHFEAGGFIRGNDRVEYPNLQYHFLPIAIRYDGSAPNEGHGYQVHVGPMNTDVRGHVKLKSADPGDYPSILFNYLSTEQEKREWVEAIRKTREIMTQPAFDELRGKELAPGAQAQTDADILDFVAREGESAYHPSCTCAMGTHDMAVTDPELRVHGVDGLRVVDASVMPYVTNGNIYAPVMMIAEKAADLILGNSPLPPEHAPFYQHLKSQ
- a CDS encoding FadR/GntR family transcriptional regulator, with the protein product MQIEAAIVDGRLPSGERLPSERVMQSQFGTGRGVVREAIKILKQKGLLEVRKGAKGGAYVRELDVGNISESLALFMKQHPVEPEQLIEFRETMDRTITKLALAHGTLQEKDELLEEAMRLEILLREDEPDLLVTSELDRQLNIMLARMARNPLFEWVMHALQMGFSSHDYALYQNPRFRKRAAANWSDTARALRDGQLMRALGFISHHYILLRQCIAENGAAPRDAEFLHEDQP
- a CDS encoding GNAT family N-acetyltransferase is translated as MRIENAHKEDYPELLKVWEASVRATHDFLSEEDISSLRPLILKHYFDAVELCCVRDEIGKILGFCGVADGNLEMLFIAPDSRGRGIGTALCRHAVDRLGVTKVDVNEQNPQALGFYRHLGFKVVGRSPLDGQGNLFPLLHLSLH
- a CDS encoding AzlD family protein, yielding MQIDSLIAILGMAAVTYLTRISGPWLVRLVQGNQRIEACLSRLPGSILAALLAPLVFAVGTAEAVASGITLLVTLRFRNMPLSLVAGVGSLAILRHLW
- a CDS encoding AzlC family ABC transporter permease, which produces MPARLTLESARQGALRTLPVALSVFAYGMVYGLLTRQAGLTMVESTLSSGLIFAGSSQFVALDMWTHPLPITALILTTLIVNLRHVLMSASLTPWMRGLPSRATLPLLFLLVDESWAMTYGAVSRDKSDMGFLLGSGLLIWAAWMAATITGRLAGAIIPDPEAFGLDFAFTAVFLSLLAGLWKGRGDIPPWAVAAITALIVNHFLPGKWYIVAGGLAGSLTGLWGNHADR
- a CDS encoding tetratricopeptide repeat protein, which codes for MKSRIAFSLLTVFLALAGLTPAQAAEKQSFQQWLEHYRAWDRLEKEYAQESAADTPEAVLKRAQVYLNLNSPAKALEIIEMTPAFTGKDEADRLWLGGQAHRGLGDLTKAVLWYTQATKFLSDDEIRARFKGEPALETIWHDVWLKMYWSYLANHTLSRDSQKEALDMIMVVGRKVWENGFWNNVYFIMNPNMLPAGGASGKNTAVTAVPAPLLQPADTQLIARAMAAVSLEKFEEATGYVSQLSNETVRTFWTAVLYFLNSGNTPKKLDVFLKGNYLKAHAFWAGNVLAPYSKSRSDWFLGNPDSAAWTKFRNNILTMAPEEAEKAIDNELGSMLISEQTATLLRNFKLALSLSNGNAQIASTVWNSIDKKTLPICLRLAGVLSFKDDLNKILPEKPAQAFALYPVLAALSGAAGENIHPETEAPFWAAAPADKLQDLSAEYPLDRLLLLAYWQQRFETKPSTNLAKRAAYLFDDSSFGIRSLIYLADDAVRAKNLQLGAFYLNRIDEPALPPELRMAWLDIKTRLELDAGHQGKALETYQEMTKTGEPVPVMTRLRMALLYQQRREYETAQKELLAMWDARATMTTALQAETLFWLGEGEQAMRNPDKALDYYLKLAWQYPQENIWCLTAMYRASLIYEKRGKYETAKRLLGTVVRNASRKEQRVAAQARINAIDKKMGSEKDETKSSLVYPF
- a CDS encoding transcriptional regulator; the protein is MLKFLVIAAALFLVYKLFMGDKRKKDMQNDKSFKQKVASGEMVKDPSCGTYVDKDGDIRVREGDKVHVFCSYECRDKYLKRIGASIPKKDEE
- the folK gene encoding 2-amino-4-hydroxy-6-hydroxymethyldihydropteridine diphosphokinase, encoding MGDTEENLHEALVLLEDYGDDIRLKKVSEYYETEPQGEIKDQPWFTNQVIQLEIDAEIWSPPGFLSTCTAIEAKMGRTRAVPGGPRPLDMDIIAWGDTVMDMDFLTLPHPRAKDRAFVLVPLKEIAPDFVFPDGTTVDEALAAIDYRQEGRKLWQDS